Part of the Vigna angularis cultivar LongXiaoDou No.4 chromosome 1, ASM1680809v1, whole genome shotgun sequence genome, ttttcatgttatgAATTGTAAAGCATGTACATCCATCTCCGTTAGAGAGAAAACACTAAAAGCTACAATGCAGAATCTTCTGAAAAATAGCCATTGATGATAACTTTACGGGTATTAGatgaaaatttgttataatttaaaaatgaaacttAGCCTCACATCACTTCCTGTGTCCAATGGTTTTGCAACGGCTAATGATCAAACTTGATAGTATCAATAATTTGAACTTTGAAGAAAGACGAGATACCTACTGAGAGAAAAGTTCTAGGGATCAGGCAGCTGAGGAGTCTGAGTGTCCCTTTCAGATGAACCGAAAAGTTTAGAGATTTTAATGTGTGTACGGATATGGTGAGGAGTCTTGTACAATAGATCCTTGGCCTCAGAGAGTCTACCCTCTTCGAATAAGGATTCAAAAACCTGAACGTAAACAGCATGGGATGGGTAACTTTTTACACTCAATGCCTTCAGGAATGCCTCAGCATCCTCCATAGACCCAAACTTTGAAATATAAGGCACAAAGGGTAGATGATATGGAGGGTAGTTGTGGGTCTTCATCAAACGAAGAAGTTCAAGTGCTTCCTCAAACTTCATGTCTTCCAATAGCTTTTCAATCAGTTTTTTATATGTAGCTTGCCATGGAGATATACGACACTTCCTACTAATCTCTATAAGCAACTTGTACGCACCTTCTATTCTCTTTTGACTAAGAAAACCGTCAACCAGAACATCCAATAAATCAGCATCAGGATAGCAGTCCTTTTCAATCATCTTAGAAAAACAAAGTAAGGCTTTGTCTAATTCCATGGCATCACAATGCCCTTGGATCAAAATGGTCCAAGTCTTAATATCAGGGATGCATCCACAAGACTGCATCTCCTCCAGCACCTTACATGCTTCTTCAAACCTCCTCATCTTGCAAAGTCCAAAAACCAGTTGACTGTAGGTGATGTTATCAGGCTCGTGACCAGCATTTCGCATAGTCCTAACAATATTTTCAGCTTCATCAAATTTCCCAGCACCTGTCAAAGACCTGTGGATTCCATCATAGATAGCCTTGGAGAGAGTGTGCCCTGTCGACTCATATTTCCTAGTAACCCTGAAAACTAAATCCAGATTTGGCTTATCACTTGCAGATATGCTCTTCAAAAGGAGAATGCAATCTTGAACCAGTGGCTTATATGAACCATCCATCATATGCTCATAAAGCTTGACAGCATCCTCCATCATCCTATTCTTTTGAAGCTGCCTCGATATCTTTATGTAAGTATCAATATCCAATTGATGACCCACACTCTTCATCTCTTCAATAACACTCCAAAACTCCTGAATTGAGTCATTCCTCGCGAGAACACTTGCAAATGCATTGTAAGTCACAGTATTATGCTCATACCCCGGTTGTGTCCCAACCCAACGAAAGAACTTGTAAGACTTTAGAGGAGTATTTCGAAGCTCTTTCAAAACCCTTAGTACAAAATTATCCGACAGTAGAATTTTAAGCTTAGCAAGTTCACCCATAACCTCCTCACCCCATTCAGACACTGAAATGATACCAACCACCTTGGTGACAGCACTCTGCATTGCATTCTCCTCTAGCATCCTATTATAAAATTGGGTCAAAGCAACGGCGTCACTGttcatcttttcctttttaaagCGAACAAAAATTGTGAGATATGTTTCTTCGTTGAGATAAAACCCCTTTTCCTTCATCATCCCTAAAGTAATCCAAAATAGTTTCATAGTATCCTTGGTGGCCAAGATCCTAACAATTAAGCTGAACACTGAAGAGCTTGACCTAAACCAGTCTTTATTAATGACCCAATTGAAAAAGCACGAAGCTTTTTCTGGGTTTTTATCCAACCGCTTTATGACGTAAATAACGGTTTCATGGGTCATTGACGGGCAACTATTTTCTAAACTGAGCTCTATCCCTTGGGACCAATCGTTGGTCAAAACAAGGTCCACAATAGAGCTCGGCTTGGTAGAAAAATAGAGTTTGCGGTGACTTACGGGAAATTGGAAATTGTGACGCGAATCCAAACGGGGCAATGGATTGAGAGAGAAGTGAGTCACCTGATTCCGAGTCACCAGAACTCTGGTAGCGAGTGAAGACTCGAGCACCCTGAGAGAAGCGGCAACTGCTTTCACGCGGTTCATGGTAACACCAAAATGGACAATATAGGTCTAAGGGTTAGAGAGGGTTTAGGGAATAACCGCTGTCCACGGGCACTTAGCTTTTATGGATCCAAGCCATGGGTTTCCATGGTGGTTAATTAGTGAATGGAGAAATAAAACAAACACTCGTTTTATTCTTTTAGTTTAttcatgaaataaatttatacaaatgaaCAAATTGCTTCGTTAAAAttaattagcattttttttactgtatattatacataataaatagttatttcatatagttaaattacaataaataggactatttaatttaattcacacacacacactatatatatatatatatatatatatatatatatatacaattttaatctaatgatttgtaatttcttttagaaatattaaatttaaacttatcTGAGGATCATCAATCCAGAAGAAAATGGTGATACCGAGATGGTGCTCAAGAGCTTGTAGAAGTACACCGTATCTCTCATGCTACATTGATATTGTTTTAGCGCCTTTTGGATTCTCTCCTTAGATATACTCTCGTTACCTGCAAGtcaaattctaatttttctgGAGCTTATAGTATGGGACACAGCTTGAAGCTTTTCACAGTGCTCCCGGGACTTCTGCTctgttgatttttttataattcctTAGTTGCAGGATTGTGAAAAAGGTGAGCTAccaatttctttctctaaagaATGTACATATGTTTTTGTTTAGTTGTTTCATACTATAATTACTAATTTATTGATATGTATAATATTTGTGATCCAAACTTAATCTTTTTAAGATAAACTCTTTCTACTTATTAAGAACTATTCttagtttttatcttttaatttccTAATTTAATTTAGGTTCTCTCATTACATTTCCCCCTTCTACGGTTTTCTTCCTGTTGAATTTTGATACAAGGGTATTTGCATCATGGAATTTATTCGTTTGTCAATCATTTTTAGAGTATAATAAGAATGGCTAATGTGCCTagaactataataataataaaaagaatattaatattttgtattgttgaaaatcagttatatttttcattaattttattgtgAATATACTTAATATTACGTGTcactaaattattaaaaaaatattatataaacaaaaaaattagcGTGTTGTGTGCTGtcaaaatatattgtattatttatttgttattatcatattttaattttagtattgcaaataatttttacaaaatatatataactcaaatctcattttatataattattattattaaaagacaatttgataatttttattttttatttattaaaatattttttttaatttattagatcagtcaaatttcttacaaatttttacaaattttattttcaaattcactcttaatcatttttaactatttcaaaaaaataacacactctatttttaaatcttttcaaatttattcactctcttttatttaaatcCTTCTACTTATACAAATACAACGAATGAAAATATCAATAAAGTTTGACATTAAGGTTacactaaattttaatttaattatttcacaATTTATCTCTATTTTGTTTCTCCAAATTCAACTCATTGATATATCTTAGTGAATTATGAAAACACTGAAGTTTAATACAAAGTTCATGAATTCTTATCCAAAACccttttttttagaatatattttcatCTCAACAAATAAAGGACTTAAATCCatataaaacttattaaatGTGCTAAATCTCACTCTCAAAAGTGAATTTCATTCTTCATTGAAATAGTTTCACGTCAATTTCCCTCCGTTAAAGTATATTAGAAAGTACTTTAAttctttagagttttttttttttttcaattttgcaCGCATAAGGTATTTTCTTAAAAAGCTTAAACTTGAATTGATTTAATGTTAATCTAGTAGTAAATATAATCGATCACCCTACTATCTACAAGACCTTGGATGAACTTTACTAACAATATTAGGGACCCAAATTTTGAATATCCAAAACCATACTGAAGcattaatgtaaatttaatattttttaatcatgcTATTGATATGAATATTCATCAccaaaaataatagttaatattGTGGAAAACGGAGCTATAGCGCAGAGTACAATTTCTTCAGCCAACTAGGTTCCTTTAATACTACTGTAGCTCAAAGCTCATCAGAGTGTCCTTCCTCTCAACATGAGCTTTTATTTTCCCTCTCTGGCCTCCTGTCAAATATCTTTTAATTGGAGCAGTAAATTCCAGAACATCAATCATGTATTGTAcaacgataaaaaaaaataataataataaaatcaatgcCCTAACAAACTCGTCTAAACATTAGCATTTACAAAATCAATGAGCTAAAGTTAGCATTaacaaaaatggaaatttttctaaacaaaacaACAACTACGACAATGAAGAGCTTATTAATATACATTAGAAGATCATTATTCCTTTTCCAAATTGTGTACTCAACCCGTAGGCCGTAGTCGAAACACATTTGAATCGAAAAGTTCACGGATTTCTTTGGTTTTACTCATATAGGAGGGTATTTTGCTCAATAGATCTTCGGCCTCAGAAAGTCTACCTTTTCCAACCAAAGATTTAAAAACACGAAGGTAGATCAAATACGACCGGGGACTTCCCTTACTCTTCAGGAATTTTACTGCATCTTCAACAGACCCAAAATTAGAAATATACTGCACAAAGGGTTCAATGATTGGTGTGTGTTTGTGTATCCTAGTCAAACAAAGAAGGTTAAGAGCCTCCTCAAATTTCTCAATTTTCAATAGATTTACAATCAGTTTCTCATATGTACTGCGTGACGGAGATGCACCGTGTTTGGTAGCAACCTCTACAAGTAACTTGTATGCATCATCTATTCGCTTTTGACCAAGAAAACTGTCTGTCAGAACACATAAAACAGCAGCATCAAGATTGCAGCCCTTTTCAATCATCTTATGTAAACATAGTAATGCCCTGTCTACTTCATTCGCAACACAATGCCCTTGGACCAATAGGGTCCAAGTCTTAGTATCAGGGATGCAACCACAAGATTCCATTTCCTCCATCACTTTACATGCTTCTTCAAGCCTCCTCATCTTACAAAATCCAACAATCACTTGGCCATATGTGATGTTATCAGGTTCATGACCAGCCTTTCTCATACGATTAACAATATTCTCAGCTTCGTCAAGTTTCCCAGAATTTGTCAAAGACCTGTGGATCCCATCATAGATTGCCTTGGGGAGTGTGTGCTCTGTTGACTCATATTTCTTAGAAACCCTGAAAACTAAATCCAAATTTGGCTTATCACTTTCAGAGATACTTTTCAAAAGAAAGCTGCAATCCTCAACAGATGGCTTATACGAACTATCCATCATAAGCTCATAAAGCTTGACAGCATCTTCCATCATCCTATGCCTTTGAAGCATCCTTGATATCTTTAAGTAAGTATCAATATCCAATTCATGACCCACACTGTTCATCTCCTCAATAACACTCCAAAACTTCTCAATTGAATCTATCCTCGCCAGAACTCTTGCAAGTGCATTATAAGTCACTGTATTATGCTCATAACCAGATTGTCTACCAACCCAACGAAAGAACTCGTAAGCCTTTAAAGGAGTGCTTCGAAGCTCTCTCAAAACCCTTATTACAAAATTATCGGAGAGCTGAATTTTAACCTTTGCAAGTTCACCATTAACATCATCACCCCATTTAGACGCTGAAATGATGCCAACAACATTGGCAACAAAACTATGCATTGCATCCTCCCGGATACTCCGATTATAGAAGTGGGTAAGAGACGTGCAATCCCTGTccatctttttccttttaaaaacgACTAAAATTGACAAATACAtttcttcataaaaataaaaccctCTTCTCTTCATAGTCCATAGAGTAATCCAAAATTGTTTTATCGTCACCTCAGTGGCCAAGATCCTAAGGATTAAACCATACACTGTAGAACTTGCTCTAAACCATTTTTTGGTACTGACCCAATCGAAAAAGCGCCATGCTTTTTCTGGGCTTGCTTCCAACCGCTTCAAAACGTAAACAACAGTTTCATGGGTCAGGGATGGGTAGCATTTTTCTAACTCGTGCTCTAACTCCTTGGACCAATGGCTCGTCAAAATAAGCTCGGCAATGGGAATTGATTTCGAAGAAAAGTAGATCTTTCGGTGGAGGTTGGGAAAGGGGAAATCACGAGAATGATCCAAAAAGGGTGATGGAGTGTGAAGAGAGAAATGAGTCACCTGGTTCTGAGTGAGTCGGATAGACCGAGTTGCAATGAGTCTCCTGGTGACTGGCGAGTCGAGGAATCTGAGGTTAGCAACAATTGCCTTCAAAGGATTCATTGTAGATCAGATTCAGAGGGACGAAGCCAACTTTGGAGCCTTGCATTACCGGCAGCTTAGGAGGAATTCAAAATGGGCTATGTAGGGTTTAGCATTAACCACCTTTCTCGCGAACAGATCCGGGTCCGGGTCCGAGTCCGGGTCCATCCATGGGTTGCCATAACCGGATTTTGCTAACCTTCGGatccattttaataattactattatCATTATAAAAGGGGAATTAGTTCGttgtaaaagttaataaaagaagaataCTGTAAAGCAATGCAGAAGGGGTGCTGAAAACAGacaaaaaaagtattaattaattatggaaagttaattttagtttaaagatcaaaaagtttattatttccttttatCCCAAATCATCATTACAAACTTGTTTTCCAATACTAGTTTCTAAAACTATTTTCAGAGTAATTTACAAtctgtttatttattatcaaattttaagaaGATTTTTATATAACTGTCTAACTTAtaaagaatttaagtttatattaattagctttttatttatatatttttattttccattataatttatttatatttataaagaataatgttaaatatgtttttaatcttttaattttaattaaaaattagaaatagtCTCTCTTCAAAATAGTTGTAGATTTagtcttttttattaaattttgttaaatttatttcacaTCTCAAACACATTTAATGAAGCATTGAGTTGTTACAGTTTGACTTATTTTTACTTCATTGTTaactaaaaatgtatttaaaacatcaaataaacttaacaaaaattgattaaaataactaatttcacacaattttaaatatgaaaaactaaattgatttaaaattcaaaactaatttcaatttttactaaataatgtacacaaaaataacaaacttaattgataCTTTATtaagattaagaaaaaatatctaaatatgTTTTAAGCTCCTTTcactaaatatattaattaattactaagttgttaaaataatttgtgaaaAAAGAGAGTATTATATTGGTTTATATTAAAGTATGGTGCACTTACACgaatacatattttaataaaataataaaaattatagcaTTTAATTGTTATAATGTTAAGTtagaatgatttaaaaatatatttttggttttgaCTAAAATAATCTctattaagatatttattaatttagtgATGTTATATTTAAGATAATTATGAAGTATATTGAAGGACTGTATTTCCTAGAAAGAGAAAGACTTTGTATATTGTGTTCAATGTCGTAATGTAGAAGATatcaacattaaaaatattatcggAGGTATTTTTGTAAAAGTATTGAATTTTGATtgagaaatttatatttttcaattacatATGGTTAATTGGTATTGAAATTCTCAATTTTCAATAtcatattaaacaaatttaatgaaaatatttgaggtgaatgtaaaaatatatttatgtatgaCGTCAAATATATAATAGAGAATTCATTCTTTGTGATAatccattatatataatattttattattattattaatatatatatatatatataatatttttacataaataataacaataataataagatattaattgTAACATCcttaaaatatagtataatactatatcatagattaatcacatataataataagatagaTCAGTTCATTAAGAGTTAGTAAATTGTTTAACcattacagttatccaaaaataaccataaaactaaaaacgTTACAGAATATCATAAGTTTGATACAAAACATAGgaataaaccgaacggtgataCAACATACTGtataaaccgatcggtttgcAAAAGGAATACTAAATctattgaccgaacggtccaatTCAAAATTATACACAATAGATGACCGAGCGGTCATAACTTAAGTGACATGATCTTCGCCTTCCAACACTTGTTCCACTGAACATTCgtcaccttctgctcacatccacaagatgatcatcgcaagggaaaagaaaaccgaacggaCAAGACAAGACAAGACAGAACaagaaaatagggtaagctattgtaatttaattataaacacataTATGCATTTCATGCAAGTTCAATCTATATGAAGCCGAACGGTACATCatacaataataaatacaattcaTCACATACAACCAAAACATcattattcatataaatatatataaaccgaacactatgacttgaccatccggattgtatgaatatgtagctacagTCATCCTTACACTTGTGGTAGTGTAACAGTTGACACCAATCAAGCTACTACCCAAGGTTAATCCCATATTACCTACCTCGACACCCTGAGGCgataggacctcctgtcattctcacCCATGATTTACTCCtttctacttgagaatgagtaacttacagaatatcaggatgaacgccagcttagcatatccatattcatactttacaattccacAACCATCCATGAGACACTCCttcttggaattctcttccacaatatttgaaaatataaatcttCAATTCTTAACATACACaatcattcatcaattaaattttcacaaaataaagagaaaacatGTGAACGCTATTATAGGCCGACCACCATAGAAACCAACTACTAGGAACTTAGCCCAACCCAAAGAGTTTAAACCACACACTCATAACTCAAACTGAAactcttaaaaaagaaaacttatataaaatacTATACTAGCTCGAGTACTTAGAGATTATTGGATACTCTATCTAAACCGAACACCAGTTTAATATTAGGACACTGCGattagaccgaacggtcataaaTAGATAATGCCTCTAATAAATCGAACTCAGTTAATGACTGAGTACGTAACATAGCCGAATGGTCAACAAAACAAATCTCAAAATAACCCTTCTTAAACCAAAAcaagatatttttcttaatttctaaaCCTCCAAACGTgatttctaagttattttaaacctATTCCACTGAACCTATTACACACTGCTCACCACTCCCATTTTCACACACCCTCTTCTCCAAACCATAactgaccgaacgttctacaaCAGGAAACTCCAATCCAGTTCACATGTCTCGGCAAACCACAGAATttgaatacaattcaatcaaacataccatCATTCATACATGCAAGCATTCACACATCAACTTCAAacacagaaaaatataattaaatcactagcttcccttaccttgaaTAAACTAGGCACTTCCTAAGCTTCCACCACTTTGACTAACCAACAACCACTTCTAAAGTAACTTACTACACTTCCGATCGGTAAAATGGACCAACCAGAGGATCAAAAACAGAAACAGGTTCAGAGAGAGATAGATGAAGAACATATGCAAGCGGAACAATGCTTGCATGTTCCAGAAAATACCGAAACTTAAAAAGGAAGAATTATTTTACTTACCCACTTCACACAGCAACtaaattgatgaaaaataaattcttatcaCCAAAGAAGAATTCAAACACGACCTAGATGATgatcagaagaagaagaagaaagtgaggatTTTTAGAAAGGATGAGGAGAATTAtagagagaatgaggagaaacTCAAAAATCTGGAAAGAAGAGGTGCATGGAAAAGTGGCTCAACGTTtgaaaattttacttatatattaccGTAAAAAATCGATCGGCCAACTAACTGCACACAcatgtcttccactttctgaattttttAAACCCTTCTACCTACACCTGACTTCCACTACAAGTTGAATTTAATAgttataacattaataaaaataaaaatttagtaataaattagaaaataataataataataataataataagataattgtaaatatttatttataattgattagaattaaataaaatatctattcTTTTACtctaacataataaataattaaaatatataaatataattaataattaaatatttataaatatatattgtatcaattaataaaatattttatttttattataacatactaaattatttaacataaaataatgtaaattataacatttttaatgtattttttaagtatatttttttataaataattttatttattaaaatcacTCAAACTTTCctcttatttatctttatttctcaccatttttttcttaatcctAACAACCTTACTCTCACCTCCAATTTTCTTAAATTCACTCTTTTCaatctttcaaatttattttccaaTCCAAACACAAGCttaaacaaaagagaaaataaacttaatcatgcaaaatgaaaaacaattataactcAAAATATAGGATTTGTTCTGCTTTAGGTAAAACAATAAACTCAAAAACTAACAATTTTTCTAATAACATAATAGgtcaaaaaaataacaaatcatAAACATATGACTCTAATATGTTAACATGTAAACTTTAAATTCAACTCAATATTACAAAATCAGTAATCAGTTTGTAAAATAAGATCTATAAACTTATCTTATATCTAATTGATGtgtgatatataatataatattactcTATT contains:
- the LOC108330714 gene encoding pentatricopeptide repeat-containing protein At3g48250, chloroplastic, which gives rise to MNRVKAVAASLRVLESSLATRVLVTRNQVTHFSLNPLPRLDSRHNFQFPVSHRKLYFSTKPSSIVDLVLTNDWSQGIELSLENSCPSMTHETVIYVIKRLDKNPEKASCFFNWVINKDWFRSSSSVFSLIVRILATKDTMKLFWITLGMMKEKGFYLNEETYLTIFVRFKKEKMNSDAVALTQFYNRMLEENAMQSAVTKVVGIISVSEWGEEVMGELAKLKILLSDNFVLRVLKELRNTPLKSYKFFRWVGTQPGYEHNTVTYNAFASVLARNDSIQEFWSVIEEMKSVGHQLDIDTYIKISRQLQKNRMMEDAVKLYEHMMDGSYKPLVQDCILLLKSISASDKPNLDLVFRVTRKYESTGHTLSKAIYDGIHRSLTGAGKFDEAENIVRTMRNAGHEPDNITYSQLVFGLCKMRRFEEACKVLEEMQSCGCIPDIKTWTILIQGHCDAMELDKALLCFSKMIEKDCYPDADLLDVLVDGFLSQKRIEGAYKLLIEISRKCRISPWQATYKKLIEKLLEDMKFEEALELLRLMKTHNYPPYHLPFVPYISKFGSMEDAEAFLKALSVKSYPSHAVYVQVFESLFEEGRLSEAKDLLYKTPHHIRTHIKISKLFGSSERDTQTPQLPDP
- the LOC108329316 gene encoding pentatricopeptide repeat-containing protein At3g48250, chloroplastic — translated: MNPLKAIVANLRFLDSPVTRRLIATRSIRLTQNQVTHFSLHTPSPFLDHSRDFPFPNLHRKIYFSSKSIPIAELILTSHWSKELEHELEKCYPSLTHETVVYVLKRLEASPEKAWRFFDWVSTKKWFRASSTVYGLILRILATEVTIKQFWITLWTMKRRGFYFYEEMYLSILVVFKRKKMDRDCTSLTHFYNRSIREDAMHSFVANVVGIISASKWGDDVNGELAKVKIQLSDNFVIRVLRELRSTPLKAYEFFRWVGRQSGYEHNTVTYNALARVLARIDSIEKFWSVIEEMNSVGHELDIDTYLKISRMLQRHRMMEDAVKLYELMMDSSYKPSVEDCSFLLKSISESDKPNLDLVFRVSKKYESTEHTLPKAIYDGIHRSLTNSGKLDEAENIVNRMRKAGHEPDNITYGQVIVGFCKMRRLEEACKVMEEMESCGCIPDTKTWTLLVQGHCVANEVDRALLCLHKMIEKGCNLDAAVLCVLTDSFLGQKRIDDAYKLLVEVATKHGASPSRSTYEKLIVNLLKIEKFEEALNLLCLTRIHKHTPIIEPFVQYISNFGSVEDAVKFLKSKGSPRSYLIYLRVFKSLVGKGRLSEAEDLLSKIPSYMSKTKEIRELFDSNVFRLRPTG